A DNA window from Theobroma cacao cultivar B97-61/B2 chromosome 5, Criollo_cocoa_genome_V2, whole genome shotgun sequence contains the following coding sequences:
- the LOC108661904 gene encoding uncharacterized protein LOC108661904, with protein sequence MLFTSVHDFKEVMTNYIIQEGIKLYRAKNEKTRYKAYCKGNGYKWMVHANLCLDKKTFKIKKVINEHFCIRISNNNSAIISVWIVNKLVAQLQFDPNMSYNLMQHELQQRYEMMKDTNLDSIVIMQLERPKLSMYLTFKSFFLSFDALRTGFDNGCRPLIGVDVYHLKGPCKGALLSAIAINGNCGLFLVVVAIVEIENGDFWSLFLNLVNTAIGDLNKPLVVMSDGKKRSSSRVVGSSSRIVASRASRKPTGVQGRPVVAASGLGGGAHNGAKSVLTYGGSRRASLARKPPFAGLATLVVSTSVMNFDSAEGTQTNVSNVVDM encoded by the exons ATGTTGTTTACAAGTGTGCATGACTTTAAGGAGGTGATGACTAATTATATTATCCAAGAAGGGATAAAGCTGTATAGAGCCAAAAATGAGAAAACTAGGTACAAGGCTTACTGCAAAGGAAATGGCTATAAGTGGATGGTTCATGCAAACTTATGTTTGGATAAGAAAACTTTCAAGATTAAGAAGGTAATAAATGAACACTTTTGCATTAGGATAAGTAACAACAATTCTGCTATTATAAGTGTTTGGATTGTTAACAAGCTTGTTGCTCAATTGCAATTTGACCCAAATATGTCATATAATTTGATGCAGCATGAATTACAACAAAGGTATGAA ATGATGAAGGATACAAATCTTGATAGCATAGTCATCATGCAACTAGAAAGGCCTAAGTTGAGCATGTACCtaacttttaaaagttttttccTGTCCTTTGATGCTTTAAGGACAGGCTTCGACAATGGGTGTAGGCCTTTAATTGGGGTTGATGTCTACCACCTCAAAGGGCCATGTAAAGGAGCTTTGCTATCTGCTATTGCCATTAATGGGAATTGTGGCTTATTTCTTGTTGTTGTGGCTATAGTGGAGATAGAGAATGGTGACTTTTGGTCTTTGTTTTTGAACTTGGTTAATACTGCCATTGGGGACTTAAACAAACCATTAGTAGTGATGAGTGATGGGAAAAAAAG GTCTTCATCAAGAGTTGTTGGGTCTTCATCAAGGATTGTTGCATCAAGAGCTTCAAGAAAACCTACTGGTGTGCAAGGAAGACCTGTTGTTGCGGCTTCAGGACTTGGTGGTGGTGCTCATAATGGTGCTAAATCTGTCCTTACTTATGGTGGTTCAAGGAGGGCTTCACTTGCAAGGAAGCCTCCATTTGCTGGACTTGCTACCCTTGTTGTCTCTACCTCAGTAATGAATTTTGATAGTGCTGAAGGGACACAAACTAATGTCTCTAATGTTGTTGATATGTGA